From Quercus robur chromosome 8, dhQueRobu3.1, whole genome shotgun sequence:
GGTACATTTTTTCATTGAGGGTAAGCGACAAACCATTAGAGAATTTCTTCCATCAGAATTTCCTTTCGTAACCATattattgtcttatttatttttctatagtTACTACAATAATGGTTGTGTGGCATGTTTAACCATATTTGAATCTGGAATgcataattgattaattaaattgaattggcatgaaattggttaaattaAATCAATGGAGGTCTAAACTTTCTCACACTTAAGTTGCACCATACCATCACTTTTGGATTAGACTTTGtaaatgtttttagttttaaaactaattCTATATATGAATTTCAATTatttcaattggtaaagtcCAAAACATCATAGattgaaattatttaaaaaagaaaaagaaaaatacaaatctTATATTTATACTCCATAGTTACGAAGAGATACGTGGTTGTCAATTgatttaattgataaaataatttacCTTAACTAGGGGAATGTCGTTCTTAGAGAAAGAATAGGATGCATGAGTTTAATAAACTCCCAATTcagggaaataaaaaagaagagagatgaaGTAAAGCACACAATTAAAATTATGAGGCATTTTCACTGGTGGACAATCCTGTGTGCCCTTGTGAGTTGTGACGCTCACTGGCGTCCCAAATTGATTATGGCAGGCAAGACTTCAAGAATCAAGGTCGAGTTGGGACCCTCTTAGAGTTATACAGCCGTCAGATCAACATTTTGCGGTGGCATGTAGTAATGACAGATAGCTGCATTTGCATGACATGCATGGGTATGTTCACGTGTCACACCAGCTTTATACGATGTGTATGTTATTAAGACTATACCCCATTTCATTGGGCATTAGCTTAATGCTTATGGACCCTCTTGGGTCTAAAACCAAAGAGGTTAAAGTAAaaccaatatttttattttcacatataaaaactataaacttCATTATGAACTTCACTTGTGGGATTTATATACTAGTTCATGAGAGGGGAGAGAATAGTATTCTTGCAATTAATACATAATAAGGTTGTCAAGactgtattttattattatttctaattGGATGATCCATTAATGCAACTAATGGAGGATTATAAatggatcaatttttttttttttttttttactagagaTTGGGAAAAGAtcaaggatgtcaataccgtaccggaggccgtaccggtttggctaccggtacgatatatttcggataccgatcaataccggtgtaccgtttcgggtttaccgctattttttatatttatatatatatatatgtatgtatgtatgtgtttgtatatatatatatatatatatatattataataaatataaaagtttaccataaaacatttcctcaattcaaaaCTAATTATTCATTGTTTTAatctttagtatcaattaaaagggaaaaaaaataaaaaaataaaaaaaatagaaagcttaaaagttaccattgcatactaaaaaaacaaataatactaataagttaatgcaaataagttaccattctttcctaacaaaaattcaaaaattacaaaacttaaaaaaaaaaaaaaaaatttctgtatCGGCCGGTATTGCCCGGTATTGGCCGGTACGAcgccggtacggccggtatttttACCGGTACGAAACGTAGAGGTTAACCGTACCGGATCaccggccggtacggtatattccggCCGTACTGATCGGTACGGTACGGTATCAACAACACTAGAAAAGATGGATTTCTATATAGGACCCATTTTGCTAATAGGGTTTATAACCATTTTAACTACTTTAGTGGCTTGGCCGGTTACTCAAGATCATGATTATTCAATTTCCTTGAAGTTAATAGTGTATAGCGGTCAAATAGGATTATTTTCTCCTTAAGAccatttacttttgttttctgTCATGTGAGAATTAGAATCAATTCCCATTTATCTACTTATgttcgttttttgttttttttggaggggCGGGGGGTGGGGAGGGGAAGAAATGCTTGTGAGACCATTTCAAtttgagaaggagaaggaaataTTTCGATATCGATCAATTAATGTTAGTGTACCATTCAAGGTTGTAGCTATGTACTTAAAATATAGGATTAATTACACTTTGTTTGTAAACTATGAGGCTAATCTCAATCTCCCTCATAAACTTTAAAATTGAGTAATGTACCTCCCGATTAATTGATTTTAGGAAAATAATTCATTTCTTaacaattttcattaaatataaaaattattttctatttgtctAAAATGTACTAAAATGTCAATTATAcccttaattaaaaattattttttatttgtctaagAGCTTTCCATGTATTTTCCTTTAGTAATTACCTTCTTCCCACCAAAGCTAATCTATGTGACCGATTTGTCATTGATAATCCTACTTGCAAAGTCTGTGATCAAGCTGCTAAGAATGGTGGACATCTGTTCTGGGAGTGTGATAGAGCTGCGATTCATGGAATTTCAAGATTTCCTATGGCATGCCAAATTTACTCAACATTTGGATGATGATATGCTAGCCTTGATCATTACCATAGCTTGGTGCCTCTGGTTCAATTGTAATGAAGTTCGACAAGGGAGACCTCGGCAACAAGGCTCTACTATCGTTCACAAGGCGAGATATCTGTTGAATGAACTTCAAGTAGCAAATTTTAAATTGCCTCCACTGGGTGCTTGGATGTGGTACATTGGACTCCTCCAAAGGAGCCATGGTACAAGGTAAATGTCGACGACGTGGTGTTTAGTCCCATGCACTCATCATGGAGGGGGCCTATGATACGAGATCATGAAGGACGAGATGAAGCGGCTCTGAGCAAGAACTTCCACAAACCGTTTTGGACCGATTGAAGCTAAAGCCATGGCACTGGACAAAGGTGTCACTTTGCTTGGGATGTTGATATTAGAGATGTAATTTTTGAGTGTGATTCTCAGATAATCTTTAATGCAGTTTCAAGAAACAGTGAACCTCCAATCGTCAATGTGGCTAATATTATCTTAGGGATCCATAAAAAAATACAGTACTTCAGACTACAATTTTGTTATGTAAGGTCACAAGGGAACCACTCTACACATGTTTTGGTTCAATATGTCAAAGGTATCTCTCAGTTTGTAATTTGGATAAAGGAAAATCCTAGTATTCTTAAAACCACTTTGGCttaggatgtattgaatttcCCTTCTTCTTAATGAAAGTTAcaatattcttataaaaaaatatgaaaattgagaTTCAATTCGTCATAGTTATGGTATTTATGGAGTTAAATGAAATTCTATTGTTTgggaaaaaagaatgaagaagaagcaaGGTCTAAAGGGTATAATGGTCTAAATCTTCAAATGGGCCTGGGATGGATCATGATTCATGAGTTTTGTTCACTGCCCAAATTGTTTGTGAGCAGTGAGTCTAGGGACACATTAAAAGCTATCCTCCGACAGCTCAATTACTGATCAGATGAGAGAAGAAAGTGCTTAGACGGGAGCAAGAATGGAACACCCCATGTGCCCATGTgatacaaaatacaaaacaacGGGACACACTTTCAGAtgtaaaaatccaaacccacatTTCCAAACCCAGTTCTATATATTGTCCAACCTCAATATCTTCAACATCTCAAAGTGAAAGTATTTAGTATTTAGTATTTAGTAATGGGGAGATTTTAttacactttaaaaaaatttcatattaaattaaaaaaaataaaaaattttatgtgtagaacatgataataaaattaataacatgTGTACTATTGTTTCTTTGATAAAACTACGGTTATTACACACTTATGTGGATTTATACAAGTgtgtaataagttttttttttttttttttttttgagaaatcccTTCTAATAGTTTAGTACGTAGCTTGAGTGAAAAGATAGCTCAGATATCTCTCTCGCGTGGAGACAGCAATTAGTTGAAAAAAGAGAGACTTTTGAACTGCCACTTTTGCACGTGGAAAAGGTTAAACTATCGACAAAATGAGGAGGTAGTACCATGCCAATATGCCATCGTAGTTTGGGAATTGGGATCTTTATAGTCATATATGTACAACATTTTCTTTGataatactaatatttttctttggtatataaaatataatttactatCAATTTCTTGATAGGCACTTAAAACGGCCTTAATTAGAAGATAAGGACGTGTCAATTAACAAATAACAGTGAGCTACACCTACGATACTATGATGAGAACATTGATAAAAGATTGAACATTACATTCGTAAAACAACATTATAGAAGGGGTGtgacttcattttttttgtaattggattACAGAGGGTCCATAAGTATAAGTTATACTTGTTAATTGTTATCCATCGCTTACTCTGTGTTTACGCTGATCTGAGAGGTGTGGTTCAATGGTAAGAAGCTCTTATTGTTCTATTATACATGCTTGCATGAGTTGTGGAATTTGAGTAGTAACAATAGGAAGCTCTTGTTGTTCCATTTCAAGTGCCTGCATGAATTGTGGAATTTGAGTAATAGCACATCTCATTGTTACTCGAGTGGAACCGTATTATTAGCCATTACGGGGTGTGAGGTCAATGAGCCACACTggaaaaccatttttttaattcaaaaaaaaataaaaataaaaataaaaacaccagaaGGCCGGAGGTGTATATAAACTAGTATCTGATCCCAAAAGACATGTTAACAAAAAGCGTCCAAAACATGCACCCTCTCACACGCCTAGTAATCTTCTTTGCGGCCTTGTCCTACCTTTCCACTCACGAGCTGACCTTGCCATTTCTTACGCAATCTTACGCTTTACTCAATCAATCAACAAGAACACATTtatccaaaaagaaagagaaacaaaaataaaaatacaaattagaaATCAAACAAAAAGGCAAAGCAAAGGTCCCCATCACCCTTGCAATTTCAACCCCATATTTttacacaaaacaaaattataaaaaataatatataattcatCGTTTTCACTCCAAAGCaacctcctcctcttcttcaaACTCTACCTCTCTATCTATCTCCCTCCACCACCCTACACCACCACACTCTAAATATTTATCCCATCTTAATTagcccacttttttttttttatcttccaCTGCCACcttctttatctcttttttaaagtttttaagtAATTCTTATAGTTATAGACTCTCTCATCcccataaattatattttttcagtCAAAACAACACAAGCTAGCAATGACTAGATTATTTCGATCCAAATCATGCGGACTGGTTGGTCTCACCGAGTTCAACTCTGTCCCTCCGGCTCAGGGTCCATTGTTCCACAACAAGCAGAACAAAAacgaggaagaagatgaagaagaagatgatgagtaCGAGGTTGAGGATGAATATGGTAGCGATGTTTCAGTGGAGCCCATTTCGAGAACCCGTTTCAAGAGTAGGAGTCTAAGTCCGAGGTCAAGAAGAGGCGCTGATAATAATAGAGGTGCAGGACAACAACATCAATGTCATCAGTTTCCAATACTGGATATTCTGGCCGCGGCTCTGAGGAAGTCTTTGGTGACATGCAGTGTGGAGACATCAGAGGATGTTTCTTCCATGGATATAAGCTGGCCCACCCAAGTCAGGCATGTTTCGCATGTCACTTTTGATAGGTTCAATGGCTTTCTTGGCTTGCCTACTGAGCTTGAGCCTGAGCTTCCCTGGAGGGTGCCTAGTGCCAGGTAAGgttcttattttgttttctcaCTTTCACTGTtctgaatttgttttttttttagttacttaGTTAGTCCTTAAAGATTGGATCTTTTGCATTTCTCTACATTAATTATCCATGCATTTTGTGGTTTTCTGTACACTGTGGTTAACTTTTCATGATAAGAAGGAAAAGTAGACATTTTGGAGTGTTTTTGTATgtcactcaaatttttttttatttactctttttaatGATAGTTATGAACCACTTGGGATTTCAAGCTGCAGAATGGTGGTTACGTGTGCTTGTGAAATATTGGTTTTTCTCAATTCTGGGGGTAGAAGGAATGCTTACCATAACATGACTGCTAATTGTAGAATTGGGGCCTTTGGGGGGGAACTTTGAAATAGATGCATGGGAGAAATTAAATTTCCCTTCAACTTCGAAGGAGATTCAACGAGATTgctaattacaattttttgtttttggctaaTTGTGAGTAACGGGATTAGATCTCGGTATAAGTCCATTGGCATCACCTTCTTCATGTTAATCTTAAACATTGCcgcagatatatatatatatatatatatatatatatatatatttatttatgcttTGAAAATCATTTGAGCGTTCTCCACAGGACAGAGTTAGGCATTACATACTCAATTGAAGTTGACCAAGGAAATTGATTTGAATTGAGTTTAAATGGCATCTTCATGTTATATATTTGAGTATATAGATGAAATGCAATTCAGTTCAACATGTTTTAACTCAATGGAGTTTATTAGTTGATAAGAAATGTAAAGTGCCTTCAATTAAAGGTGAGGTACCTTCACTTAAAGGAAAAGAGAACAGACTATATGAGGGAAGAGATCTAGATCTAAGTATGGATGCTTTTTTCAATGAGGGATATAGAccttattatatatgtttagccATCCTAATATAGCTTTGAGCTTAATTATCTGGGGATGTACTCTTCATACTTCCATGAGGGCATATTTAGACATTGACAAAAACAGATAATTGTTTCCTATATGTAGGTTTAAGGTTTGTATTTCTTTGCTTTATCATAAAGGGTTATTAATTTTGCAAAACAAAAGGTGTTATGTGACATGAGTCTTATACTAATAGAGGTTTTATTTAGAGCCTTGTACTTTATTGGTATTGCTCAGTTTTCCCATGGAGGAGAGCTTGGGTTCAAGTTCCTCCTGCTCCACTTAATgtaagccaaaaataaaaaataaaaggggagGGGCAGGACAGGGGGCACAGGGGGACAGGTCTTTGGATGCTCCGCCTTTTGCTGGTCCTAACTCCTAATAACCTGTGTTTGTAtatgtcttttcttttgttccACCTTTTAACCACTTACTGGTTGAAGTTTCTCTTACTTCGACAATGGAAAGTATTTGCTCTATTGTAGGAGTTGGATGAATAAGGATCTTCTTTCAAATGATCTTGAGTATATCCTTTGAATCTATTTTTGTTCCCGGCATTCAATTACTGAACACAACAAATTCCTTAAGAAATCTGGGCagatttttacattattttgaTTTCATGTTcataggttttaatttttaccttGCCTAATCCTTTCTTGTTTtccatattattttatttgactaGTTTGATATACTGTTTATTTAATTGTCCAGTGCAAGTGTATTTGGAGTTTCTGCCAAGTCAATGCAGTGTTCTTATGATGATAGAGGGAACAGTGTTCCAACAATTCTTCTTATGATGCAAAAGAGGTTGTATTCAGAAGGAGGCCTTAGagtatgttttgtttttgctttgacTTTAGTTGCTACACGGATTGAAATGCTActtcttgtttctttttgaaacttttaagttttattcaTGTTATTATGCTTGAAGGCAGAAGGAATATTCCGAATTACTGCTGAGAATAGCCAAGAAGAGTATGTCCGGGATCAGCTAAACAGAGGTGTAGTGCTGCATGGTATTGATGTTCATTGTTTAGCAGGTTTGATAAAGGTATGCCATAAGGATGTCACCTTAGTTAAACTCGACCAATatacatcataattttttatcaaaacttGTAGTAATTTAGTTGGGGAGAGACTAATTTTAGACTAAAACAAAACTTCCCATTGtcttctcaaaattttgaatgcTGATATGTCAATGCCCATATAAATGGTTTTCTACTATGTCCATGAACATGacaaatatttgaaataaactaCCCAAATATGACatctaagggtgtgtttggataccaattattttgcggaaactgaaaacttattactgaaaatactatagataaagataaaagttagttaaaatagtacagtagggcccatgaatagtatcaaaaagtatatGAACAGTAACATGAGACCCACCAAATTTTCAGCAAAACGCAAAAATCTTTTCTTCAAAACGTAATCCAAACGCACGCTAAATTTCTTTAATCTTCTGCTTGTTTTTTTCATTCAGTGAGAAGTTTCGTACTTTGGTTCctgtctttaattttttttaaagaaggtaAAGGAAATCAGCTTCCAAGCATTCTGTATtgtattaagaaaaatattcagATGTAAGCTTTGAAGATTTAAAAACAAGCAGCTGTAACTTTTGCATTTCAAACATAATTAAAGTGCtgccaaaaaaaagagttccATAAACTTGTCAATTGAGAacttttaaaaacttatttttctagGTTGGCAAATGCCATTTTAAATCCTTTATAGTCATATGATTTCCTACATTTCCTGTAGGCATGGCTGAGAGAACTTCCAACAGGGGTACTTGATTCTCTCACACCAGAACAGGTGATGCACTGCAATACAGAAGACGATTGCACTCAACTTGTAAATTTACTTCCTCCTATGGAAGGTGCACTGCTTGACTGGTCTGTCAATTTGATGGCGGATGTTGTGCAGCACGAACAATTCAACAAAATGAATGCACGCAATATCGCTATGGTTTTTGCACCCAACATGACTCAGGTTTGATAACATTTTCttaatattatttcaaatttcttttacaCAAGGCACTCCTATTTGATTGCTCTATTGCAATTACCCTCTAATATTAAGGAACTCTTTTGCTTTTTAGGTAatcaaatgccaaatttttttatgcaaCAATAAATGTGCCTAGTTTAAAGGGAATTTTCTTAAAACTAACCTGTGTCATTCTTCGGGAcagtcataaaaaaaataaaaaaaaaaataaaaactatttttcttaATGGATTGCTAACATAGATAGAATGGTCACTTCCAAGACAAAGCTGATTCACTATGATAAAATTTTCCTAGGTTCTTCCTAGATGGGACTTATTCATCATATAAAGACCTGCAACAAATTGGCAGATGTGGCTGCAATGACAAATGAAAGACTTCTTTGTTTTCAAACACATCTCATTTTGTCTACGGACTATTTT
This genomic window contains:
- the LOC126696823 gene encoding rho GTPase-activating protein 3, whose product is MTRLFRSKSCGLVGLTEFNSVPPAQGPLFHNKQNKNEEEDEEEDDEYEVEDEYGSDVSVEPISRTRFKSRSLSPRSRRGADNNRGAGQQHQCHQFPILDILAAALRKSLVTCSVETSEDVSSMDISWPTQVRHVSHVTFDRFNGFLGLPTELEPELPWRVPSASASVFGVSAKSMQCSYDDRGNSVPTILLMMQKRLYSEGGLRAEGIFRITAENSQEEYVRDQLNRGVVLHGIDVHCLAGLIKAWLRELPTGVLDSLTPEQVMHCNTEDDCTQLVNLLPPMEGALLDWSVNLMADVVQHEQFNKMNARNIAMVFAPNMTQLADPLTALIHAVQVMNFLKTLILKTLREREESATKARQLSSCSDSPIHNDDPVSSMSNGKESRERTSDPCAANRPTNINFLRTATLDRPESNTMEKLWSFHRKSDGEEEEEEEEEEEDEFEYESGSDTPTRFEMGALENGCRSGYDTGDWLSLRKGVRRLCRHPVFQLNKPPKKTRSLGIINTRG